The genomic region GCCCTCTCCGTGGGACATGGTCGATTCGGTGACCCCCACGAAGAGATGGCTGTCGGTCATGACCTGGTCCAGAAATGCGTGGGACAGATCGAGGGCCTGACCGGCCGGATCGGCCTCCTTGACGGCGAGGTAGAAGGTGTTGACCTGCTGCCACATCTCGGAACTGAGGTACTCCCTGATGGAGCGGGCATTCTCCCTGGCCGCCCGCAGGCAGGAGAGGATGGAGTTGGGGTTGCCCTCGTCGAAGGTGAGGAACCGGATGACATTCTCCCGGGTCGGCTCGCCGTAGCACCTGGAGAATAGCTCCTCGTCCCCGGTGGTGGTGACAAGGGGCTTCCACTGCTCCTCCTCCCCCAGGGGCAGGTCGAGAATCATCTGAAAATTGGCATCGATGAATCGGGCCACGTTTTCGGCCCGCTCGACGTAGCGATTGAGCCAGTAGATGGAATTGGCCACCCGGCTCAGCATCCCGACCCCGCCTTTCCTCCCGGCTCCAGCGCTTCCCCCGTGGGGGTGTCGTGATCGGCATGGACCACCCAGGTGTCTTTGCTGCCCCCTCCCTGCGAGGAATTGACCACCAGGGAGCCCTTCTTCAGGGCGACCCTCGACAATCCCCCGGGCAGAACGTAGATCTCCTCCCCGTACAGGATATAGGGCCGCAAATCGACATGGCGCCCTTCGAAGTGCTCGTCAACCAGGACCGGCATCCGGGACAGGGACAGGGTGGGTTGGGCGATATAGTCGCGGGGAGCGCTGCGGATGCGATCGGCGAACTCGGCCCGCTCTTGCGCACTGGAATGGGGGCCGATGAGCATGCCGTAGCCCCCCGATTCGTTGACGGCCTTGACGACCAGCTGATCGAGGTGGCCCAGAACGTGGTCCAACTCTTCCTTGACCCAGCAGCTGAAAGTCGGCACGTTGGGCAGAATCGGATCCTCCCCCAGGTAGTATCGGATGATGCGCGGCACATAAGGATAGACCGCCTTGTCGTCGGCGACCCCCGTCCCTGGAGCGTTGGCCAGGGCCACCTGCCCCGCCCGGTAAGCATCCATCAGGCCGGGGACCCCGAGCAGAGAGTCCGACCGGAAAGCGCGGGGGTCGATGAAATCGTCGTCGAGCCGACGGTACAGGACATCGACCTGCTCGACCCCCCGAGTCGTTCGCATCATGACCCGCCCCTCGGCCACCAGCAGGTCCCTCCCCTCCACCAGTTGCACCCCCATCTGCTGGGCCAGAAAAGAATGTTCGAAGTAGGCCGAATTGTGGGACCCCGGCGTCCAGAGAGCGGCCACCGGCTCCCGCCTTCCCCGGGGGGCGAGAAACTGGAGCATGTCGAGCAGGCGGCTGGGGAAATCGACCACCGGATTGACCCGGCAGGCCTCGAAAACCCTTGGGAAGGTCTGCTTCATGACCATCCGGTTCTCGAGGACGTAGGAGACGCCGGAGGGGCAGCGCAGATTGTCCTCCAGCACGTAAAACTGACCGTCCCGGTCGCGGACCAGGTCGATCCCGCTGATATGGCACCAGATCCCCTGCGGCGGATCCAGGCCCGCGCAGGCGGGGCGAAACCCGCGGGCGCTGCGGATCAGTTCTTCGGGCACCACCTTGTACCGAACGATCTTCTGCTGATGGTATACGTCGTCGACAAAGAGGTTGAGGGCCCGAACCCGCTGACGCAGGCCCCGCTCCAGGGTTTCCCACTCCTTGTCCTGAATGATGCGGGGAACGATGTCGAAGGGGAAAATCCGCTCCGTTCCGGCGTCATCCCCGTAGACGTTGAAGGTAATGCCGAGATTCATAAGGGCGCGCTCGGCCGCCCTCTGCCGGCGCACCAGATCGTCCCCCGGCAGCGATTCGATGATTTTCACCACCGGCTCACTCCCGGGCCGGGGACGGCCCTGGCCGTCGAACATCTCGTCAAAAAACCCCTCGGTATCGTAACCGGAAAAGTCCATCCCTGGCCCCCGCAATTCAGGTAGTAATTTTAATTGAACCGGATGATCGATAAATGTCAAACCACGCCGCCCCCCCTCCCTTCAGCCCGGTTCGAAAAAGATCCCATGCCTTCTGGCCTGTCGCTCCCTCCCTCACCAGATCGAGGCCATCGCCCACCGTCTCGACGGTCGGTCAAAAGAGGCGTTCCTCGCTCCAGATCAATGAAATTTGACCAACCAAATCGGGGTTGCATCGATTTCTGATTTTGGCTATCATCCGCGCCATGTACCCTTGGTCCCGCAAACTGACCAAGGATTTTGCCCCGTGATGACCCCTCCTTTCGCGGGGCGTTTTTTTATCTTTCCGCCCCCTCCGCGAACATCCCCGTCCTTTCCGCCCGGTTGCCAAGCCCTCCTGCCCTGCTAGGGTTAAGCGAATAAGACCATGGATTGTGCCGGCCCGGCCGCCGGGGTGCCACGGGCAGGGAAGGGACCGCTTTCCAGGCAGACCACCTCACCTACATCTCGGCGCTGGAGGGAGCTTTGTCCTCCCCGGTCTCCGCCCGCGTGACGGAATCGAAGCCGGAGGACATAAAGACCGAAAAGGAGGCGTTCCATGGGCGATGGAAAGCAAGGGGAGGATCACGTCCTGCGCCTCTCCCGGGTTGACACGAAAATCCTGCCCCCGGATGGAGGCCCGCGCTACAACCGTCTCATCTTCTGCAAAAGTCCCTACCTTCTGCAGCATGCGGAGAATCCGGTCGACTGGCACCCCTGGACAGAGGAGGCCTTTGCCCGGGCCTTGTCCGAAGACAAGCCGGTCTTTCTCTCCATCGGCTATTCGACCTGCCACTGGTGTCACGTCATGGAGCGGGAGTCCTTCGAAGAAAAGGACGTGGCGGCGGTCATCAACCGGGACTTCATCCCCATCAAGGTGGACCGCGAGGAACGTCCGGATCTGGACAACACCTATATGACGGTCTGCCAGATGATGACCGGCAGCGGGGGATGGCCCCTCACCCTTCTGCTGGCGCCCGACAAAAAACCGTTTTTCGCCGCCACCTACCTGCCGCCGAGAAGCCGGCAGGGGGCCATCGGACTGGTCGAACTGCTGGAAAGGGTCACCCAGCTCTGGAGAAGCGACCGGGTACGACTGCTCCAGACCGGGGAGGAGGCGAGCCGGGCCCTGATCAGGCTCGACAACCAAGCCGGCGGGGAGAAGGCACCGGACGAAGCCCCTCTCGGCAAGGCCCTTAGACAGTACTCGGAGGGC from Desulfuromonas sp. harbors:
- a CDS encoding circularly permuted type 2 ATP-grasp protein translates to MDFSGYDTEGFFDEMFDGQGRPRPGSEPVVKIIESLPGDDLVRRQRAAERALMNLGITFNVYGDDAGTERIFPFDIVPRIIQDKEWETLERGLRQRVRALNLFVDDVYHQQKIVRYKVVPEELIRSARGFRPACAGLDPPQGIWCHISGIDLVRDRDGQFYVLEDNLRCPSGVSYVLENRMVMKQTFPRVFEACRVNPVVDFPSRLLDMLQFLAPRGRREPVAALWTPGSHNSAYFEHSFLAQQMGVQLVEGRDLLVAEGRVMMRTTRGVEQVDVLYRRLDDDFIDPRAFRSDSLLGVPGLMDAYRAGQVALANAPGTGVADDKAVYPYVPRIIRYYLGEDPILPNVPTFSCWVKEELDHVLGHLDQLVVKAVNESGGYGMLIGPHSSAQERAEFADRIRSAPRDYIAQPTLSLSRMPVLVDEHFEGRHVDLRPYILYGEEIYVLPGGLSRVALKKGSLVVNSSQGGGSKDTWVVHADHDTPTGEALEPGGKAGSGC